GTTTGCTATTGTCTCCCCGAAACTCTTCCTCAGAATGTGTCTTGTCATCCAACCTTTCCTTAAGTCCATTAAGTATCTTACCTTGACGTTCTTTACACCATTCAAATTCCGGTTTCCAATATTCTGGTTCCTTCGTTAACCAAACACACTTTACCGCAGATACTTTTGAAGGCATAATACCACGAGAACCACCCAAAGATGGATCAAGAAAAAAAGAATCAAGGAGAAAGACCATTCTGTTTGAAAGTTCATCAAGATCTTCAGAGGCATCCGATGGTTGGAATTTAGCAATACACATGGAAGGATTTCCATGGTACAATTCAATTTGATCTAAAAGAATTTCTTCTTCAAGAGAAGGTCGCCTGAAACTAAATTTAATCGCTAATTGACGATTAAGCTTGGTTTCAACACGAACTGAGAGCGTTCGCTTCAAGTCGTGGTCAAAAAGCATTTCCTGAAAACCGCCGAGATCCACAATACCGTTTTCGGTTCGAGGGAGCAACAAAGCTCCCGTCTCACGGCTTTCCAGTGTCTGCTTGAGCAAATAGAGAATTTGCAAGATTGTGCTCTTTCCGGCACTGTTTTCGCCGAAAATGAGTGTTATTGGTGCAAACGGGACGTGTGCACGCTCTCCGAATGCTTTGAAATTTTCTAATTCCAATGATTGAAGCATCAGGCTTCTCCTAATCTGAAACTTTTGTTCCTCAGTTTCTCTGATACTATAGGTAATCTTCCGCTAAAATATAGTCTGAGGAATAGATTCTATGATAGTATACGACATCTGAACAAATTTTTCAAAAAGAATCATAATAAGGGGTGTGCAAAGTTTTTGACAAAGATTGATTTTTGGCATGGGTCGGGTTGGTTTACATAGCACTCCGCTGGAGTGCGAGCACTTGCAGCACATTTTTCTATAGACATATTGCTCCGCTGGAGCAAAGAGGACCCTCTTGATAAGTCAGGGGCTCCTCACGCCAGAGGCCTGATATATCTATAGAAATCGGAATGCCAAAAAACGCAGCAAGCCGAAGAAAGTGCTATATCTTAGGGGGACATCTCAGGGACTACCAGAATATTTGCACACCCACAATTTCAAATTCTACACGAGATTGTAAGGCATTTGGCGGAAGGTAATGCCGAGCTGCTTTAAAATGCCTTCGGTGAGTTGGGTGCCACCGCAATGGATAATCTTGCTGCCCTCGTGCGCTGGTAGGCGATTTATGAGTTCCTCAGTGAGAATATCGTCACTGTTGAGTAGGTAGACACCGACACCGTCAGCACTGCCTAAAAAGGCGCGTTGGTGTCTTTCACCAGTATTACAAGAACCATACGAAGGACCATCCCCTTCTACCAGAGACAATACAGTATCTACTGACATTGGCGTTCCTGTTTCCTTGAAAAAGAGGTACTGTGCCATCTCGTTAAAGGGAATCTCCGATTTTTCCAAAAAAGTTTCGCCAATATGATAATAGGAAAAAGTTCCACCGATGCCGTACACATGTTGCAGCCTACCGCTCCTCTCAAAGGTGTAACCTTCGCTGACGCGTTCAAGGCGGACAGATGTAACCTCACGGGCTATCTCCCGCTTCATCTCAACTAAAATGAAACGTCGACTCCCACCATCCTCAAAGTTTTGTTCCAGAACAGCATGAGCCGTTGTACCACTACCCGCAAAAGAATCAAGGATAATGTCATCTCCTGTTGTAGAAAGACTAACAAAGTCCTTCAAAAGTTGAACAGGTTTAGGATTATTAAATACCTTTCTACCAAATATTTGCTTTAATACAGTCGTTCCATTTCCGCTGCTATATTCAGGTTTGTAAAGCAGAGATTTTGGTTTTCTCGTTGGTAAATCGCCAAGCTTAGGTCTCTGTTTCTTGAATATCGTGATCCCAGAGTCTGTCCTCTCTACCATAAGGTTGTGAGGTTCTGTGTTAACTTTCTGCCTCCCCCATCT
This portion of the Candidatus Poribacteria bacterium genome encodes:
- a CDS encoding site-specific DNA-methyltransferase, which encodes MQYTRLCLLHQLLREDGIIFISIDDNELHHLQLLMNEIFGEVNLIACLPTVMNLKGNNDEFGFAGTHEYTLCWAKNKEYAQIGEFELDEEEILDLWLEDDYGYYKKGAGLKATGQNAPRAKRPNLYYPIFVSPEDELTVIESCETRSYEKVLPITDGQEMSWRWGRQKVNTEPHNLMVERTDSGITIFKKQRPKLGDLPTRKPKSLLYKPEYSSGNGTTVLKQIFGRKVFNNPKPVQLLKDFVSLSTTGDDIILDSFAGSGTTAHAVLEQNFEDGGSRRFILVEMKREIAREVTSVRLERVSEGYTFERSGRLQHVYGIGGTFSYYHIGETFLEKSEIPFNEMAQYLFFKETGTPMSVDTVLSLVEGDGPSYGSCNTGERHQRAFLGSADGVGVYLLNSDDILTEELINRLPAHEGSKIIHCGGTQLTEGILKQLGITFRQMPYNLV